The nucleotide sequence CATCGCCTTGACTGTCCGCGCCCGTCGCCGGCGACGCGCAGTCCGTCCCCTCGTCATTACGCTCGCGCTGGTCATGATCTTGCTCGGTGCCGTCGCCGGTTCTTTCGAGGCGCAGGAGTTGGCTCAGTTGCGTGCCCGCCGCAGTTGGCCCCAGGCACACGGCGTGGTTACCGATGCCCACATCGCCGGCGAGAAAGCCATCGTACCGGTCGTTAAATACAATTACACAGTTGCCGACTCGAATTATTCCGGCGCCAGCGACCTTGGCACTCCCGGTTTCGGCAATGCCGCCAAACGTCTCGACGCGGCGCGGACGCTGATCTCCGACTATCCTCCCGGCAAAGCGATCAAGGTGCACTACAACCTGGTGCAGCCATCCGAATCGTATCTGACGACAGCCGTCCCCTGGAACGCCTACATGCGTTACGGTCTTTGGATATTCGTCTTGTTGGCAGCTCCGGTAGTTTTGGGGATTTTTGGCTTCAAGCGTCCTTAGTGTCTTCAATCGCAGTAACCCGTCCGCAATTCGAACAGGTGATCTGATCGCCGGCAAACGCCGGCGAGAGTTGCAGAGTTCGGCCACAGCCACAGCGAAACGACTCCCAACCGCTCCCGCGCCGTCGATAGACCTGGCCCGGTTGCTCTGGCGCGGCGCCCGCTCGCTGGGTTTCCAGTACAGCCGCTACCGCCGCCAACTCGGCGGTCGGAATCTGATTCACCGTTCCGCAGCGCGGACAGGTCACCGTCGGCTTCTGGTACTCCGGCGGTACTTTCATCTTCAGGCCGCAAGCGCAGTTCAGGAACAGGAATCCGTTCACCGCGCGGACGATGTCATTGACATCGCGCCGCTGTCCAGACGGCTTCGGCTCGGCCGCAGGCGGTCGAATCGGCACAGCTT is from Candidatus Zixiibacteriota bacterium and encodes:
- a CDS encoding DUF3592 domain-containing protein, whose protein sequence is MTRIIIALAIGAVTAVIALTVRARRRRRAVRPLVITLALVMILLGAVAGSFEAQELAQLRARRSWPQAHGVVTDAHIAGEKAIVPVVKYNYTVADSNYSGASDLGTPGFGNAAKRLDAARTLISDYPPGKAIKVHYNLVQPSESYLTTAVPWNAYMRYGLWIFVLLAAPVVLGIFGFKRP